From Crassaminicella indica, one genomic window encodes:
- a CDS encoding M3 family oligoendopeptidase, whose translation MKFSEYEYKRPDIKAFEEQFNQLLNAFIKAENYKEQDALMLKINELRNEFESMEQIAYIRYTINTQDKAYEEEQNYFDENSPIYEGLVAKYYDALVNSKYKEHLKEKWGEQLFNIAKLKVKSFSPEIIDDLKLENKLMSEYTKLLSSAKIYFEGKERTLPQLRPFQMSSDIKLRKRANEAKYNFFKENEEKFDEIYDKLVKVRTTMAQKLGYDNFVELGYIRMLRTDYDADMVKFLREQVKAYIVPVATKLREKQRKRLNLESLKYYDEILIFLDGNAKPKGDAKAILQAGKKMYEALSNETKIFFEYMMEHELIDALSRSGKAPGGYCTYIAKYKAPFIFSNFNGTGDDIDVLTHEAGHAFQVYESRQYDIPEYHFPTLDACEIHSMSMEFFTYPWMELFFEDVKKYKFGHLTEAFLFIPYGVVVDEFQHYVYEHPNATPKERKNMWRAIEKKYLPHRDYDGNEFLENGGYWYQQGHIFKNPFYYIDYVLAEICAFQFLKKSRDDFDRAWKDYLKLCRAGGSKSFLELVDLANLDSPFKDESIKSVAEEIEKYLKNTM comes from the coding sequence ATGAAATTCAGTGAATACGAATACAAAAGACCTGATATAAAAGCTTTTGAGGAACAATTTAATCAATTGTTAAATGCTTTTATTAAAGCAGAAAATTACAAAGAACAAGATGCTTTGATGCTAAAGATTAATGAATTAAGAAATGAATTTGAGTCTATGGAGCAGATTGCTTATATCAGATATACGATAAATACCCAAGATAAAGCATATGAAGAGGAACAAAACTATTTTGATGAAAATAGTCCTATTTATGAAGGATTAGTTGCCAAATATTATGATGCATTAGTGAATTCAAAATATAAAGAGCATTTAAAGGAAAAATGGGGAGAGCAGCTTTTTAATATTGCAAAGCTTAAGGTGAAGAGCTTTTCACCAGAGATTATTGATGATTTAAAGCTTGAAAATAAGCTGATGAGCGAATATACTAAGCTTTTATCATCAGCTAAAATATATTTTGAAGGGAAAGAGAGAACTCTTCCACAGTTAAGACCTTTTCAAATGTCATCGGATATAAAGCTGCGAAAGAGAGCTAATGAAGCAAAATATAACTTTTTCAAGGAAAATGAAGAAAAGTTTGATGAAATATATGATAAGTTAGTAAAGGTAAGAACAACTATGGCTCAAAAGCTAGGCTATGACAATTTTGTGGAGCTTGGTTATATTCGTATGCTTAGAACAGATTATGATGCAGACATGGTTAAATTTTTAAGAGAGCAAGTAAAAGCATATATTGTGCCTGTGGCTACAAAATTAAGAGAAAAGCAAAGAAAGAGATTAAATTTAGAAAGCTTGAAATATTATGATGAAATCCTTATATTTTTAGATGGGAATGCAAAACCTAAAGGAGATGCTAAGGCGATACTTCAAGCTGGAAAGAAAATGTATGAAGCATTATCTAATGAAACGAAAATATTTTTTGAATACATGATGGAGCATGAATTGATAGATGCTTTAAGCAGGAGTGGAAAGGCTCCAGGAGGATATTGTACATATATTGCTAAATATAAAGCTCCTTTTATATTTTCAAACTTTAATGGTACGGGAGATGATATAGATGTATTGACACATGAAGCAGGTCATGCTTTTCAAGTTTATGAAAGTAGACAGTATGATATACCTGAATATCATTTTCCGACTTTAGATGCTTGTGAAATACATTCTATGAGCATGGAGTTTTTTACTTATCCGTGGATGGAACTATTTTTTGAAGATGTGAAGAAATATAAGTTTGGTCATTTAACCGAAGCTTTTTTGTTTATTCCTTATGGTGTTGTTGTAGATGAATTTCAACATTATGTATATGAACATCCAAATGCAACACCGAAGGAAAGGAAAAATATGTGGAGAGCAATAGAGAAAAAATATCTTCCTCATAGGGACTATGATGGAAATGAATTTTTAGAAAATGGGGGGTATTGGTACCAACAGGGACATATATTTAAAAATCCATTTTATTATATTGATTATGTATTAGCAGAAATCTGTGCATTCCAATTTTTAAAAAAATCAAGAGATGATTTTGATAGAGCATGGAAAGATTATCTAAAGCTTTGTAGGGCTGGAGGAAGTAAATCCTTTTTAGAATTAGTAGACCTTGCCAATTTAGATTCTCCTTTTAAAGATGAAAGTATAAAGTCAGTTGCTGAAGAAATAGAAAAATATTTAAAAAACACTATGTAG